From Andrena cerasifolii isolate SP2316 chromosome 12, iyAndCera1_principal, whole genome shotgun sequence, a single genomic window includes:
- the LOC143375025 gene encoding myosin-IIIb isoform X4, with protein sequence MGDIIEMTGGGTCMAYHGLSQHVNFDVIPDPEDRFVLEELIGEGTYGEVYSAHCNESGDKVAIKILENVADNIEEIEEEYLVLRDLSLHSNIPLFHGLFLKRAKPSEEEDQLWFVMELCTGGSVTDLVQGLKKKGKRLTDNQIAYIIKETVEALIYLHSNHCMHRDVKGHNILLTEEAHVKLVDFGVSSHLAATLARKNTSVGTPYWMAPEVIACEQQLDSSYDSRCDVWSVGITAIELSEGDPPLSELHPMRALFQIPRNPPPALKNPDSHTPELVDFISECLVKDLEHRPFASELKEHPLLVNIEENLENVREELKEEIRRQRAEGRVHRQPEVTTKHGKLKTDRKTRPEKMYMDDLAALDMLSEDGIVEQLQHRYEQGQIYTYIGDILVAVNPFTNLGLYTGIEQKRYKGQARSDNPPHIFAVADAAYQALLHQRQNQAIVISGESGAGKTESANLLLKQLVYLSKAPNRNLEERILQINPIMEAFGNATTGINANSSRFGKYLDLTMTKGGKVTGARISVYLLEQSRVVAQAEGERNFHIFYYMYDGLEADNRLTEFYLDGNLRKHHRYLTDHSQTSQTYIDKFQQLKTGFKLLGFQDSEVDTVYRTLAAVLHLGDIEFGEVASEDNTDNKSTVIDTTPLNRVSQLLGVEENDLLDALTSNSVMTRGETITRNNTVAEACAARDAMAKGLYGRLFDWMVNQINCLLCFNRSPNYEPLAIGLLDIFGFENFPRNSFEQLCINIANEQIQYYFNQHIFTWEQQEYMAEGIPVDLVEFSDNRPVLDMLLSKPMGLLALLDEESRFPRATNKSLIEKFHSNIKSKFYVRPKSDAVCFAVHHFAGRVVYQAEGFLEKNRNFLPPEVIQLVRQSQYDMVRFLFQCPITKTGNLYSAVHETDTKRLSQSNQSTKERYSSRGLASQSRAQQTVATYFRYSLMDLLQKMVSGSPQFVRCIKPNDSKSPRFFDKEKVVKQLRYTGVLETIRIRQNGFSHRIPFNEFLKRYCFLAFGYDERVVANRDNCRLLLIRLKMDGWALGRTKVFLKYYHVEFLSKMYEEQLKKIIMVQAYVRRWLARIKFKKQKWQFAVSIVTLQRHIRGWLSRKHMLNEFKKKQEEQEATVLQKTQEEQAEMAKAEEGAEENEEEEEEEEEEEEDDKDDLKEDDAAVVIQSHFRGYTIRKRFGLELEERFKRILNFYDDKFEAHKALLREGLKNEDAAFIVQRWYKKEERVKKRKPPTKDNVHSKLRQADLIQFSQNVHMKNQEVHKNLRRNKPSVRLDDIEEPPSDYARPEGFSMVQPIMQYRSGNQVEGEETAKYYRDLKNEMSSGSEFEDDEVGWDLPLIQLENDLHPSSRSRMGQILEVNTERRERLEAQGDFAIAPEQQLSDIWHKALRNPDDTTQPENSARARGIMANFQFKD encoded by the exons ATGGGTGATATAATCG AAATGACCGGTGGCGGGACCTGCATGGCGTACCATGGTCTCAGTCAGCACGTGAACTTCGACGTGATACCAGATCCTGAGGACCGTTTCGTCCTGGAGGAGCTAATCGGCGAAGGGACATACGGGGAGGTTTATTCCGCGCACTGCAATGAGAGCGGCGATAAGGTCGCCATTAAGATACTGGAGAATGTCGCGGACAACATCGAAGAAATCGAGGAGGAGTATCTTGTCCTAAGGGATCTGAGCCTTCACTCGAATATCCCCCTGTTTCATGGCTTGTTCCTGAAGCGAGCGAAGCCCTCCGAGGAAGAGGATCAATTATGGTTCGTCATGGAG CTCTGTACCGGAGGGTCGGTGACCGATCTGGTCCAAGGTTtgaagaagaaagggaaacgCCTAACGGACAATCAAATCGCTTACATCATCAAAGAAACGGTGGAAGCTTTGATCTATTTGCACAGCAATCACTGCATGCACCGTGACGTTAAGGGACACAATATACTGCTAACCGAGGAAGCACACGTGAAACTGGTAGACTTTGGTGTGTCCTCTCATCTTGCTGCAACACTAGCGAGGAAGAACACCTCTGTTGGAACGCCGTACTGGATGGCGCCCGAG GTGATAGCATGCGAGCAACAGCTGGATTCCTCTTACGATTCACGCTGCGACGTATGGTCGGTTGGAATCACGGCCATCGAGTTATCAGAGGGCGATCCACCTCTCTCTGAACTACATCCTATGCGGGCACTGTTTCAAATCCCCAGAAACCCACCCCCGGCTCTGAAGAATCCAGATAGCCACACCCCGGAATTAGTGGACTTCATTTCGGAGTGTTTGGTGAAGGATCTCGAGCACCGACCGTTCGCCAGCGAATTGAAGGAGCATCCATTGCTGGTAAACATCGAGGAGAACTTGGAGAATGTTAGAGAGGAGCTGAAGGAGGAGATTCGTCGGCAGAGGGCGGAGGGAAGAGTTCACAGGCAACCAGAAGTGACGACCAAGCATGGGAAATTGAAGACTGATCGGAAAACTAGGCCGGAGAAGATGTACATGGACGATCTGGCTGCTTTGGATATGCTGTCCGAAGACGGGATCGTTGAGCAACTGCAGCACAGATACGAGCAGGGTCAAATATACACTTACATCGGGGATATACTGGTCGCTGTTAACCCATTCACAAATCTGGGACTCTACACGGGGATT GAGCAAAAGAGGTACAAGGGTCAGGCGAGATCAGACAATCCTCCCCACATCTTCGCCGTCGCTGATGCAGCGTACCAGGCGCTGCTGCATCAGCGACAAAATCAAGCGATCGTCATTAGCGGGGAGTCTGGTGCAGGGAAAACCGAAAGCGCGAATCTGCTGTTGAAGCAGTTGGTTTACCTGAGCAAAGCCCCCAACCGCAACTTAGAGGAAAGGATTCTTCAGATCAATCCGATAATGGAGGCTTTCGGCAACGCGACTACTGGGATCAATGCAAACTCGTCGAGATTTGGGAAGTACTTGGACCTGACGATGACCAAAGGTGGCAAAGTCACTGGCGCCAGGATATCTGTTTATCTGCTGGAGCAGTCTCGAGTAGTAGCTCAAGCTGA GGGCGAACGTAACTTCCACATATTCTACTACATGTACGATGGCCTAGAGGCGGACAATCGTCTGACGGAGTTCTACCTAGATGGGAACCTGCGGAAGCATCATCGATACCTAACGGATCACAGCCAGACATCCCAGACCTACATCGACAAATTCCAACAGCTGAAGACTGGCTTCAAATTGCTTGGATTCCAGGACAGCGAAGTGGACACTGTCTACCGTACCTTGGCTGCTGTGCTTCACCTTGGTGACATCGAATTCGGCGAGGTCGCGAGCGAGGACAACACTGATAACAAAAGCACAGTAATCGATACGACGCCTTTGAATAGAG TTTCGCAGCTGCTAGGTGTGGAAGAGAACGATCTTCTGGATGCATTGACATCGAACTCGGTTATGACCAGGGGCGAAACAATCACGCGAAACAATACAGTGGCAGAGGCCTGTGCAGCGAGAGACGCGATGGCCAAAGGGCTGTACGGTCGATTGTTCGACTGGATGGTCAATCAGATCAACTGTTTGCTGTGCTTCAACCGTTCCCCGAACTACGAGCCGCTGGCCATCGGCCTCCTCGACATATTCGGCTTCGAGAACTTTCCCAGGAACTCGTTCGAGCAACTCTGCATTAACATCGCCAACGAGCAGATACAGTATTACTTCAATCAGCATATATTCACCTGGGAGCAGCAGGAGTACATGGCAGAGGGAATACCAGTGGACTTGGTCGAGTTCTCGGACAACAGGCCAGTTTTGGACATGCTACTGAGCAAGCCTATGGGACTCTTAGCTCTTTTGGACGAAGAGAGTCGATTTCCCAGAGCCACGAACAAATCTCTGATAG AGAAGTTCCACAGCAACATCAAGTCGAAGTTCTACGTACGACCGAAATCAGACGCGGTTTGCTTCGCAGTTCATCATTTCGCAGGACGCGTAGTTTACCAAGCGGAAGGATTCTTGGAAAAGAACAGAAACTTCTTGCCTCCTGAAGTTATTCAACTGGTCAGACAGTCCCAGTACGATATGGTTCGCTTCTTGTTCCAATGCCCCATCACGAAGACCGGCAACCTGTACTCGGCTGTTCACGAGACTGACACGAAGAGACTGTCGCAGTCCAATCAAAGTACAAAG GAACGATACTCCAGTCGAGGTTTAGCATCGCAGTCCAGAGCTCAGCAAACAGTGGCAACGTACTTCCGATACTCCCTAATGGATTTATTGCAGAAGATGGTGTCAGGATCGCCGCAGTTCGTTCGTTGCATAAAACCAAACGACTCGAAGAGCCCACGATTTTTCGATAAAGAGAAGGTCGTGAAACAGCTGAGATATACTGGCGTGCTGGAGACTATAAGGATCAGGCAGAATGGCTTCTCGCATAGAATACCGTTCAACGAGTTCTTGAAGAG ATATTGTTTCTTGGCATTCGGGTACGATGAGCGAGTGGTAGCTAATCGCGACAATTGCCGCCTTCTTCTCATCCGTTTGAAGATGGACGGCTGGGCGTTGGGCAGAACGAAAGTTTTCCTCAAGTACTATCACGTCGAGTTCCTTTCCAAGATGTACGAGGAACAGCTGAAGAAAATCATCATGGTACAGGCGTACGTTCGCCGATGGCTGGCGAGGATCAAGTTCAAGAAACAGAAGTGGCAGTTCGCTGTGTCGATCGTCACTTTGCAGCGCCACATTCGTGGGTGGCTGTCGCGCAAGCATATGTTGAACGAATTCAAGAAGAAGCAAGAAGAACAGGAAGCCACTGTTTTACAAAAAACTCAGG AAGAACAGGCAGAGATGGCTAAAGCCGAAGAGGGGGCAGAAGAgaacgaagaggaggaggaggaggaggaggaggaggaggaggatgacAAAGACGACTTGAAGGAAGACGATGCTGCAGTCGTCATTCAAAGTC ACTTCAGAGGCTACACCATTCGGAAACGCTTCGGGCTAGAACTGGAGGAGCGTTTCAAGAGGATCCTCAACTTCTACGACGACAAATTCGAGGCTCATAAAGCGTTACTCCGCGAGGGTTTGAAGAACGAAGACGCTGCGTTCATCGTTCAGCGATGGTACAAGAAAGAGGAGAGGGTTAAAAAGAGGAAACCACCAACGAAAGACAACGTGCACTCAAAGCTAAGACAAGCTGATCTCATACAATTCTCTCAGAAC GTCCACATGAAGAATCAAGAGGTGCACAAGAATCTACGCCGTAATAAACCCAGCGTGCGGTTGGACGACATCGAGGAGCCACCGTCGGATTATGCTCGCCCGGAAGGATTCAGCATGGTGCAACCAATCATGCAATATCGAAGTGGCAATCAAGTGGAAGGCGAGGAGACCGCCAAGTACTATCGCGACTTGAAGAACGAGATGAGCAG TGGTTCGGAATTCGAAGACGACGAAGTTGGCTGGGACTTACCGTTGATACAGCTAGAAAATGACCTCCATCCGTCGTCGAG GAGTCGAATGGGGCAGATTCTGGAGGTGAACACCGAGAGGAGAGAACGTCTGGAGGCCCAGGGCGATTTTGCGATAGCTCCAGAGCAGCAGCTCTCGGATATATGGCACAAAGCTTTGAGAAATCCGGACGACACGACGCAACCAGAGAACTCAGCCAGAGCGAG AGGTATCATGGCAAACTTCCag TTCAAGGACTAA